The DNA region CATCGGCCCCGCGGGTTGCGACGCGCTCGATATTTACGCAGACTGGTACCGGCAAAGCGAAGTCGAGGAAGACGGCTGCGTCCTGGTTCGGCCGGACATGTATGTCGGCTGGCGCGCTCATGAAGCCATGTCGAACGCCTCTGATGTGCTGGTCGGCGTGTTCGGGAGACTGCTCGGCCGCATCGAGGATGCGGCGGACCGCAGCGTAAGATCGGTCGCAGCCGCATAAGTCGCAGACGCCGCCGACCGGCAAGGCCGTGCCGACGAACGGCCAGGAGCGGCCAGGAAGTAAAGCCGGGCAAAAAATAGTCCGGAGCATCGGGAGGGAAAGACATGACGAGCATGAATTCAAGCTATGACCGTCGCCAGCTTCTCCGCGGCATGGTGGGGGGCGTCGCGGCGACCGGCGCGATGACGCTGTTCGCGCCGGCCGTCCACGCCGCCAAGGCGATCAAGATCGGCTATGTCTCGCCCAAAACCGGCACTCTCGCCGCCTTTTCCGAGGCGGATGATTTCGTGCTGGGGGAATTCCGGAAATCCATCAAAGACGGCTTGAAGCTTGGATCGCAGACCTATCAGGTCGAGCTCGTGGCCAAGGACAGCCAGTCGAATCCCAATCGCGCGGCCGAAGTCGCCAAGGAGTTGATCACGCGGGATAATGTCGCCCTCATCCTGGTCGGCGCCACGCCCGAAACCAATAATCCCGTGGCGACGCAATGCGAGCTCGAGCAAATTCCGTGCATTTCGAGCGTGGCGCCCTGGCAGACGAATTTCATCGGGCGTCAGAGCAATCCCGGCGATCCCGCGAGCTGGAAGCCGTTCGACTATACGTTCCACTATTTCTGGGGGCTCGAGGACGTGGTCGCCGTATTCACCGGCATGTGGAACCAGGTCGCCACCAATAAATCGGTCGGCGCCCTGTTCCCGAATGACGGTGACGGCAACGCCTGGGGCGACAAGGTCGTCGGCTTCCCGCCCGTCTTGAGCGCCCAAGGGTTCAAGCTCACCGATCCCGGGCGCTTCCAGAACCTGACCGACGATTTCAGCGCGCAGATCGCGGCGTTTCGCGAGGCTGATGCCGAGATCGTCACCGGGGTCGTGATCCCGCCGGACTTCACGACATTCTGGAACCAGGCGCGGCAGAAAGGCTACAAGCCCAAGGTCGTGTCGGTCGCCAAGGCGCTATTGTTCCCGACCACGGTGCAGGCACTCGGCAAGAGCGGGCATAATATTTCGACGGAGGTCTGGTGGACGCCGAACCATCCTTACAAGTCGAGCCTGAGCGGCATCGGCGCGGCGGAGCTGGCGAAGGGTTACGAACAGGCATCGGGCAAGCAATGGACCCAACCGATCGGTTTCGTTCATTCCCTGTTCGAAGTGGCCGTCGACGCCATGCGGCGCGCCCAGGATCCGACTGACGGGGGCGCCTTGGCGAAGGCCATTGCCTCGACCAAGCTCGACACCATCGTGGGCCCGATCGCCTTCGGCTCGGGCAAGCTGCCACCCGTCGCTGCGAAGAACATCGCGAAGACGCCGCTGGTCGGCGGCCAATGGCGGCTGAACGGCGACACATACGACATGGTGATCACCGAGAACAGCCAGGCGCCTCAGATCCCGCTCAGCGGCCACATGCAGGCCTTGGACTGACCGTGAGCGATATCGGGGCCGGACGATGCTCGAGCTGAGAGCCGTATCGAAGGCCTTTGGCGCGATCGTCGTTGCGGACGGCGTCGATCTCACGCTGTCGGGCGGCGAAACGCTGGGCATCATCGGTCCCAACGGGGCGGGAAAGTCGAGCCTGTTCAACCTGATCGCCGGGATGATGCGGCCCGATCGCGGTCACATCATCCTGGATGGTCGCGACGTCACCCATCTGCCGCCCGAGGACCGGTGCCGCGCCGGCATCGGCCGCTCCTTTCAGATCCCGCAGCCATTCGACAACCTCACCGTGTTCGAGAACCTCTCGGTCGCGGCATTGTTCGGCGCTCGCCTCGGCGAAGCCGACGCCGTCCGCATTTGCGGCGAAGCCTTGGCGCTGACCGGCCTCGAAGCCAAGGCTAACAGGCTCGCGGGCAGCCTGCCGCTGCTCGAGCGCAAGCGGCTCGAGCTGGCGCGCGCGCTTGCGACGCAGCCGCGCATTCTCCTGCTCGATGAGATCGCCGGCGGCCTGACCGAGGCCGAGTGCGAGCTGTTGATCGAGACGATCCGCAGCGTCCATAGCCAAGGCGTCGGCATCATATGGATCGAGCACGTGGTGCATGCGCTCATCTCCGTGGTCGGCAGGCTCATCGCGCTCGACTTCGGACGCATTATTGCTCAGGGCACGCCGACCGAGGTGATGGGTTCGAGCGAGGTTCAGGCGATCTATATGGGGCAGCCGGCATGACCGCGCTGCTCAGCGCCATGGCGCTCGACGCATTTTACGGCGACTTCCAGGCTCTGTTCGATATCGGCTTCGAGGTCGGGCGGGGCGAGATGGTGGCCGTGATCGGCGCCAATGGAGCCGGCAAGTCGACCTTGCTCAAATCCCTTGCCGGGCTGGTGCGAAACGGTCGAGATTGCGTTCGCTGGGACGGCCGTCCAATCGGCGATGACGCGGCCGCAGCGCTCGTGCGGCTCGGGCTCGCTCTCGTGCCGGAAGGACGCCAGCTCTTTCCTTCGCTGTCGGTCGAGGAAAATCTCCTTGTGGGCGCTTATCGCAGCCGGCGTCGATCGCCCTGGGATTTGGGCGCGGTCTACCGGATGTTTCCGGTCCTGCGGCAGCGGCGCAGGAGCAACGTGACGTTGCTGTCCGGCGGGCAACAGCAGATGGTCGCGATCGGGCGAGCCCTCATGTCGAACCCGTCGCTCCTCCTATGCGACGAGATCAGCCTCGGCCTCGCGCCGACCGTCATCGAGGATATCTATCGGATGTTGCCGCGCATTCGCGAAAACGGCACGGCGGTGGTCGTGGTGGAGCAGGATATTGCGCGCGCGCTGCGGAGCGTCGACCGCTTTTATTGCCTGCAGAAAGGCCGCGTGACGCTGTCGGGTCGACCCTCCGAGGTCGATCGCGACATGATCCGCGCAGCCTATTTTGGGACATAGCCGCGCATGAACTGGCTCGATATCTTGTCGGAGGGCATTTTGCTCGGCGGCATGTATGCGCTGTTCGCCTTGGGCCTATCGCTGGTCTTCGGCATCATGCGCCTCGTCAACCTGGCCCATGGCGACCTCATCGTGCTTGCCGCCTTCCTGGTGCTCGCGACGATTATGGCGACCGGCGTCCCGCTCGCGGTCGCAACCGTGCTCACGATCCTGGCGATGTTCGTCCTCGGCTATGTCCTGCAACGGGCGGTGCTGGAGCGCGTGCTCGGCGATGACATCATGCCGCCCTTGCTGGTGACCTTCGGCCTGTCGATCGTGTTGCAGAACGGCCTGCTTTTCATCTTCGGAGCCGATAGCCGGCGCCTGCAGGCCGGCGCCTTCGAGGCATCGTCCCTTGCGCTCGGGCAAGGACTGAGCGTCGGCCTTGCGCCGCTGACGGGCTTGATCGCGGCGATCATCGTCATCGCGCTTTTGCAAATGCTGTTCTACCGAACCTCGCTCGGTCGAGCCTTCCGCGCCACTGCGGACAACCCGCAGATAGCCGAGCTCATGGGCATCAATCCGCGCAATATCTACGCTGTTGCAGTTGGGATCTCGCTTGCGGTGTCGGCCATTGCCGCGGTGTCGCTCGGCATTCGCGCCAATTTCGATCCCTCGGTCGGGCCGGCGAGGCTGCTCTACGCCTTCGAGGCCGTGATCATCGGCGGCCTCGGCAGTCTTTGGGGCACCTTGGCCGGAGGCATCGTTCTCGGCTTGGCGCAAACCATCGGCGCCCGCCTCAATCCGGAATGGCAGATACTCGCAGGCCATGTGGCGTTCCTGGCGGTGCTGACCATCCGTCCCCACGGTCTCTTTCCTCGAGGCGGCCATGATGTTGGACGGCGCTAGCCAGCGCGGCATCGAGGTGCCGTCGGCCGCAGGCGCTGCACCGATCTGGCGCATGCACCGGCAGACGCGGCTTTCGCGCATCGCGCGCCTCGTCGGGATCGCCGCCATTGCGGGTTTGCTGTTGCTTCCGGCGATCGCCTCGAGGAGCCTCATTCAAGATCTCATCTTCGTCTTCACGATGCTGGCGCTGGCGCAGCTCTGGAATGTGCTCGCCGGATGGGGCGGGCTGGTCTCGGTGGGACAACAAGCCTTTGTCGGGCTTGGCGCCTATTGCCTGTTTGCGGGCATCCCGCTTGCGGGCTTGGATCCTGTCCTGTGCGTTCCGCTGGCGGGGGGCGTCTCGGCCGTAATCGCTGCGATGCTTGGCCCGCTGCTGTTTCGCCTCGAGGGCCCGTATTTCGCCATCGGAAGTTGGGTCGCCGCGGAATCGCTGCGTCTCGTCTGCGCGCAGCTCAAATCATTGGGGGGCGGTACCGGAATGTCGATCTCCAGTTCCGGCCTGTCCGATATGATCGGGGTCAAATGGGCGCAGGCTCTCTTCGGCATCCGGGCAGCGGTGGCGCGAGATATTGTGATCTACTGGCTTGCGCTCCTGATCGTGGTCGCCGTGACCCTCGCCATCTACGCCTTCATGAGATCCCGTATGGGTCTTGCTTTGGCCGCCGCGCGCGACAATGCCGTCGCAGCTCGAAGCGTCGGCGTGCGGACGGAGCGTATCCGCTATGTGCTTTGGGTCATCGTGGCCTTCGCCACGGGCATGGTCGGAGCGGTGGTCTATCTGCAAAAGGCAAGGATCTCGCCCGACGCAGCCTTCAGCGTTACGGATTGGACCGCCTATGTGCTGTTCATCGTCGTCATCGGTGGCGTGCGGACGATCGAAGGCCCGATGGTCGGTGTCGTGATCTTGTGGGCGCTCGTCTCCTATCTTTCGCAATATGGCAGTCTTTACCTCGTTGTTCTCGGCGCTCTGGCGATCCTCATCATGCTGTTCATGCCCAAAGGCGTCTGGGGTGAGGCCGCGCGAAGATGGGGGCTGCAACTTTTTCCGACGCAAAGGGTCCTCAGACGCACCGAATGACCCGTGCATTCAGGGTGAAGGTCTCACCTGCGGGCGAGGGGCACCGAGTTCCGGCTCCTAATGGAGCGTCGATCTGTCATCGACCGGATCGGCCCAGGTCGAACGCCTGGCCTTTCCGACGAGGCTGCTTCCGTTCCAGATTTCGACCTCGTCGACATAGCGGCGCGATTGCAGGAGGCTTTTGCCGAAGCTCAGCGCCGCCTGGTCGTCGGCACGCTCCTGATCTTCCGCGAGCGTGATCCGCCCCGTGCTGTCGGTGAAGATGAGCTGATACATCGGCATGACGTGACCTCTCGGCTTCAGTTACGCCCTCCTAGAAGGGAATTTCGCCGAGACGACGGCCAAAGCTGGGCAGGCCTTGCTGGCCAGACCTGCCCAGCTTTGGCGGCAACGCGATCGGGATCAGGATTCAATTCGCGCCAAAGCCGGCATTGACGCTCGTGAAGATGGCGGTCAGCGAGGTGCCGATCGATGCGACGGCGGCTACGATAACCACGAAGATGCTGGCCGCGATGAATGCATATTCGATCGCGGTCGCGCCGCGCTCATCTTGCAGAAGTCGCATGAACATCGACATGGCTCGCCCGTCCCTGGGACAGTTTTGTTGGTCGCGCTCGCGACAGCATTAGTGGCCGATGTCTTCAAGGCCTGTTAACAGCGAAGAAAAATTTGCTTCCAAGTGATGGCTTTGCAAAGGATCGCTTCGCGAGCCGGGCGATCGCCGACACTTGAGGCCGGCAGGTCGCCTTCACGAGAGCAGGTCGCCTTCACGAGAATTGCCGCTCGCTCCTCGGGCGATTGTGCATGGCTTCACGCCATGCTATCAAAATAATGGAATTGCATTCCATCTGACGGAACGACATGCATGACCGTAAGCCCGAGCTCCGCGGGATAGTCTCGGCGGGATAGTCTTGGCCGGATAGTCTTGGATCGTGCCGGGTCGAGCGAGAAAACGGATGTGTCGATGACAGAGTCGAAGCCTGGCCTGAACCGCCTTTCCGTCGATATCGGTGGCACCTTCACCGATATCGTGATCGAGGCTGGCGCGAGGCGCTTCACGCTCAAGGTTCTCACGACGACGCGCGCCCCAGAGGAGGCGGTGCTCGCCGGCTCGCTGGAGCTGCTCGAGGCGGCCAAGCTGCGGCCGGGCGATCTCGACATGTTCGTGCATGGCACGACGCTCGCGACCAACGCCATCATCGAGCGCAAGGGCGCACGCACCGCCCTGATCGCGACCGAAGGCTTCCGCGACATTCTCGATATCGCCGATGAGAGCCGCTACAACCAGTTCGACATCTTCATCGAGCGCCTGAAGCCATTGGCCGAGCGGCATCTGCGCTTCACGGTCCCCGAGCGCGTCGACGCGGCGGGCCGCATCGTCCTGCCGCTCGACGAGGCGGCGGTCCGCGCCGTAGCCCGGCGCCTGCGGGCCGAGAAGGTCGAGAGCGTCGCCGTGGCGCTGATGCATTCCTACGCCCAGCCGGCCCATGAGCTGCGCATCCGCGACATCCTCGCCGAGGAAGTGCCGGAGCTCTATGTGAGCCTCTCCTGCGAGGTCTCGCCGGAGATCCGGGAATATGAGCGGACCTCGACCGTCCTCGCCAATGCCTATGTGCAGAAGCTGATCTCGAGCTATCTGTCGCGGCTCGGCGAGGAGCTGGAGCGGCGCGGCTTTCGCTGCCCGCTCTACCTGATGACCTCGGGCGGCGGCCTCACGACCTTGCGCACGGCGGGCCGCTTTCCGATTCGCCTCGTTGAGAGCGGTCCAGCCGGCGGGGCCATTCTCGCGAGCCATCTCGCCAGCGAGAACGGCGTCGCCAAGGCCTTGTCCTTCGACATGGGGGGCACCACCGCCAAGATCTGCCTCATCGAGAATTCGACGCCGCAGACCTCGCGCTCCTTCGAGGTCGACCGGCGCGACCGCTTCATGAAGGGCAGCGGCTTTCCCTTGCGCATCCCGGTCATCGAGATGGTCGAGATCGGAGCGGGCGGCGGCTCGATCGCCCATGTCGATGCCATGCGCCGCATCGCGGTCGGCCCCGAAAGCGCGGGCGCGGAGCCCGGCCCCGCCTGTTACGGACGAGGCGGGGAGAGCCCGACCGTGACCGATGCCGATGTCTTGCTCGGCCGTATCGATCCGGACGGCTTCGCGGGCGGGCGCATCCGGCTCGACGCCGGCAAGGCGGCTTCCGCCATAAGCGAACGCATCGGGGCGAGCTTCGCCATGACCGATGCGCTTGCAGCCTTCGGCATCTCCGAGATCGTCGACGAGAACATGGCGAATGCGGCGCGCGTGCATGCGGTCGAGCGCGGCAAGGCGGTCGCCGATTATACGCTGATCGCCTTCGGCGGCGCGGCGCCCTTGCATGTGGCACGCCTTGCCGAAAAGCTCGGGATTGCCCGCATCATCGTGCCTCCCAATGCCGGGGTCGGTTCGGCCATCGGCTTCCTGCGCGCGCCCATCGCCTTCGAGGTGGTGCGCAGCCGCTATATGCGCCTTGCCGATCTCGACCCCGTCATCGCCAATGAGCTGATCGCCGAGATGCGCGCCGAGGCCCATGAGGTCGTGGCGCCGGGCGCTGCCGGCGCCGAGCTGGTCGAAGTGCGCCATGCGTTCATGCGCTATGTCGGGCAGGGCCATGAGATCGTCGTGCCGCTGCCGGCCGGCGAATTGAGCCCGGCCGACGGCGCGAGGTTGCGCGCCGATTTCGAGCGCGAATATACGCAGCTCTTCGCCCGCACCATCCCCAATGCCGAGATCGAGATCCTCACCTGGACGCTGAGCCTCGGCACCAGGGCCGTGCCTGCGCCTTCGGTCCCGCCCGTCATCGGCAGCCGCTTCGCGGAGCCCGTCTCGCGGCGCAAGGTGTATGATCCGCAGACCGGCAGCGACCTGGAGGTGCCGGTCTATCGGCGCTCGGTGCTGGGGCAGGGCGCCCGCCTCACCGGGCCCGCCATCATCGCCGAGGACGAGACCACCACCTTCGTCACCGCGAGTTTCGATGCCAGCATCAACGCCCAAGGCTGCATCGTGCTCGACCGCAAAAGCTGAGGGAGACGCGAGATGACCGACCTCTCCGGATTGTCCGAGCTGCGCAAGCAGATCATGTGGAACCGGCTGATCGCCATCGTCGAGGAGCAAGCGCAGACCTTGCTGCGCACCGCCTTCAGCCAGATCGTGCGCGAATGCGGCGACCTCTCGGCCGGTGTCTTCGATCTGAGAGGGCGCATGCTCGCCCAGGCCGTCACCGGCACGCCCGGCCATATCAATTCGATGGCGGCCTCCGTCTCCCATTTCATCGCGGCCTTCCCGCTGCCGACCATGCGCGAGGGCGATGTCTACATCACCAACGATCCCTGGCTCGGCACCGGGCACCGCAACGATTTCGTGGTCACCACCCCGGTGTTCCATCGAGGCTCGCTCGTCGCCATCTTCTCCTGCACCAGCCATCTCACCGATATCGGCGGCATCGGCTTCGGGCCGGACGCCACCGACCTGTTCATGGAGGCTTTGGGCATCCCCTTCCTGAAGCTGTTCGATCGCGGCGTGCTCAACGAGACGCTGATGGCCATGGTCAAGGAGAATACGCGCCTGCCGGTCGAGTGCGAGGGCGATATCTATTCGCTCGCGAACTGCAACGAGATCGGCGCGCGCCGCCTCGTCGAGATGCTCGACGAGTTCGGGCTCGACGGCATCGAGGGTCTCGCCGATCATGTGGTCGACAGCTCGCGCCAGGCCGTGCTGAACGCCATCGCCAAATTGCCGAAAGGCAGCTGGCGGAACACGATGACGGTCGACGGCTATGACGCGCCGGTCACGCTCGCTGCGACGCTCACCATCGCCGAGGGCGCCATCACGGTCGATTATCAGGGCACCTCGCCGCAAGCGCGTCACGGCATCAATGTGCCGTTGAGCTATTCGACCGCCTATACGGTGTTCGGGCTCGCCAGCGCCCTGGTGCCGGACGTGCCGAACAATGCCGGCTCGCTCTCGCCTTACACAGTGGCGGCGCCGCCGGGATCGATCCTGAACGCGCTGCGGCCGGCGGCCGTGATGAGCCGTCATATCATCGGCCAGATGCTGCCCGATGTGGTGTTCGGCTGCCTGCGCCAGGCGATGCCCAACAAGGTGCCGGCCGAGGGCACCTCCTGTCTGTGGAACCTGATCTTCCAGGGTTATGACCCGACGACCGGCGGCCAATTCGTCTCGACCGTCGTGACCAATGGCGGCACCGGGGCGCGGCCCACCAAGGACGGCTTGTCGGCCACGGCCTATCCGAGCGGGGTGCGCGGCTCGCCGATCGAGGTCGTCGAGGCGACGACGCCCTTGCTGTTCTGGAAGAAGGAGTTCCGTGCCAATTCCGGCGGAGCCGGGCGCTATCGTGGCGGCCATGGCCTCGAGATCGAGATCGAGAACCGCTCCGGCCGTGACATGACCTTGCAGGCCGCCTTCGATCGCATCGCGCATCCGGCCCGCGGGCGCGATGGCGGGGCGGATGGCGAGCGCGGTGCGCTATCGCTCAAATCCTCGGGCGTGAAGTTGAAGGGCAAGGGCGCCCAGCAGATCCCGGCCGGCGAGCGCCTCCTGGTGCGCACGCCGGGAGGCGGCGGCCTCGGCGCGCCCTCGGCACGCGACAGGCTGCTCGTCGAGCGCGATTTGCGCGACGGCACCGTGACGGCGGCCGGGATCACCGACGCCTACAAGATCGCGCTGCCGGCAGCAGAGTGATGCTGGACCTCAGGAGGGCATCGATATGACCAAAACCGTGGCGATCGTCGGGGGCGGGGCGATCGGCTCATCCATCGCCTATTTCCTGGCGAACGACCCGCAATTCCAGGGCGAGGTCGTCGTGATCGAACGCGATCCGAGCTATCAATGCGCCTCCTCGGCCCTCTCGGCGAGCTCCATCCGCCTGCAATTCTCGACGCCGCTCAACATCGCCCTGTCGCGTTTCGGCATGGAGTTCCTGCGCGACGCGCCCGACCGCATGTGCGTCGACGGCGACCGTCCGGCGCTGAGCGTCAACGAGAAGGGCTATCTCGTGATTGCGAGCGAAGCAGGCCTCGAGACCTTGCGCGAGCTGCACCGCATCCAGAGAGCGCTCGACGTCCCGGTCGCGCTGCTCGGGCCCGAGGAGGTCGCCGAGCGCTTCCCCTGGATATCGACCGAGGGGATCGCTGCCGCTTCGCTCGGCCTCAAGCATGAAGGCTGGTTCGACGGCTACGGCCTGCTGCAGGCTTTCCGCAAGAAGGCGCGCTCGCTCGGCGTGCGCTATCTCGCCGACGAGGCGACGGGCTTCACGCTTGCCGGGGAGCGCATCCGCTCGGTGCAGCTGAAGAGCGGCGGCAGCGTCGACTGCGACGTCGTCGTCAATGCCGCCGGTCCCTGGGCCGGCAAGGTCGCGGCGCTCATCGGCGTCGACCTGCCGGTGCGCGCCCGCAAGCGCAACGTCTTCGTCTTCTCCTGCCGCGAGCCTCTGCCGAATTGCCCGCTGATCATCGATCCGTCGGGATTGTGGTTCCGTCCCGAGGGGGACAAATACATCGCCGGCATCAGCCCGAAAGAGGGCGAGCCCGATCCCGACGACCTGCCGCTCGAGGTCGATCACGAGATCTTCGACGAGGCAATCTGGCCGGCGCTGGCGACCCGCGTTCCGGCCTTCGAGAGCATCAAGCCCTCGCGCGCCTGGGCCGGCTATTACGAGCTCAACACGCTCGATCATAACGGCGTCGTCGGGCCGCATCCGGTGATCGGCAATCTGTTCTTTGCCAACGGCTTCAGCGGCCACGGCATCCAGCATTCGCCGGGCGTCGGGCGGGGCGTCGCCGAGTTCATCGTGCATGGCGGCTATCGCAGTCTGGATCTCGCGCCGCTCTCCTTCGACCGGGTGCTCGCCGGCAAGCCGCTCCTCGAGCTCAATGTCTTCTGAAGCGCCAAAATACGAGGATCGAGCATGCGTCTGAAGGACAAGGTCGCCGTGGTCACCGGCGCCGCCCAGGGCATCGGGCTTGCTTGCGCCGAGCGGCTTCTCGCCGAGGGCGCGAAGGTGATGCTCTCCGACATCAACGCGCCGGCCCTGCAGGCGTCGGCGGCGCGGCTCGGCACGGCCTCGGAGCCCGCCGATGCCGGCCTGAGACCCGATGTGGAGCGGCTGGTGCGGCGCGCGGTCGAGAGCTTCGGCCGCATCGACATCTTCATCTCGAATGCGGGGATCACCTGCCTCGCCGATTTCCTCGACGTCACCGAGGAGGATTATGACCGGGTGCTGCGCGTCAACCTGAAGTCGCAATTCCTGTGCGGCCAGGCGGCGGCGCGCCAGATGGTCAGCCAGGGCTCGGGCGGGGTGATCATCAACATGTCCTCCGTCAATGCCGTCCTCGCCATCGCCGACCAGGTGCCCTATGTGGTCTCGAAGGGCGGCTCGGCCCAGCTCACCAAAGTGATGGCGATATCGCTCGCCCGGCACGGCATCCGCGTGGTCGGCATCGGGCCTGGCACCATCCTCACCGATCTCGCACGCAATGCCGTGCTCGGCAGCGACGAAGCGCGCCGCAAGGTCATGTCGCGCACCCCGCTCGGGCGTGGCGGCGAGCCCTCCGAGATCGCGAGCGTCGCGGCGTTCCTGGCGAGCGACGACGCCTCCTACATCACCGGCCAGACCATCTACCCGGATGGCGGCCGGCTGGCGCTCAACTACACCGTCCCGGTCGCCGATTGAACCGAAGGCAGCCTCCTTTCGAGGTCAGGAGCCGAGATGCCGACCTATGAGCCCGTGACCGCGATCCTGCGTGGGCTTGCCGTGCTCGAGACGATCGCGGCGAAGGGCTCGGTCGCGGTCAAGGACCTGCATGCGGCGACCGGCCTGCCGAAATCGACCCTGGTGCGCATGCTCGAGACGCTGATCCATGCTGGCTATGTCTACAGCAGCGGCAGCGAGCCGCTCTATGCGCTGAGCGCGCGGTCGCTCACCCTTGCGGGCGGCTTCGACCAGGGAAGGCGGCTCGTCTCGCTGCTCGGCCCGGCCTTGCGCGAGTTCCAGAGCGCCACCAGCTGGCCATCCGATATCGGAATCTTCGATCGCGACGCGATGGTCATCCTCGAGACGAGCCGGCAGCCGGGAAGCCTCAGCGTCAACTGGCAGGTCGGCTCGCGCGTCACCGCCACGCGCTCGGCGCTCGGGCGCGCCTATCTCGCCTTCCTGCCGGAAGCCGGGCGCCGTGCCATCCTCGCCATGCTGCACGAGCTGACCGGCGAGCCGCGCGATATGGAGCGCTTCGAAGCGCTGCTCGGCGAGGTGAAGGCGCGCGGCCGCG from Rhizobiales bacterium GAS188 includes:
- a CDS encoding amino acid/amide ABC transporter ATP-binding protein 1, HAAT family; this translates as MLELRAVSKAFGAIVVADGVDLTLSGGETLGIIGPNGAGKSSLFNLIAGMMRPDRGHIILDGRDVTHLPPEDRCRAGIGRSFQIPQPFDNLTVFENLSVAALFGARLGEADAVRICGEALALTGLEAKANRLAGSLPLLERKRLELARALATQPRILLLDEIAGGLTEAECELLIETIRSVHSQGVGIIWIEHVVHALISVVGRLIALDFGRIIAQGTPTEVMGSSEVQAIYMGQPA
- a CDS encoding amino acid/amide ABC transporter substrate-binding protein, HAAT family; the encoded protein is MTSMNSSYDRRQLLRGMVGGVAATGAMTLFAPAVHAAKAIKIGYVSPKTGTLAAFSEADDFVLGEFRKSIKDGLKLGSQTYQVELVAKDSQSNPNRAAEVAKELITRDNVALILVGATPETNNPVATQCELEQIPCISSVAPWQTNFIGRQSNPGDPASWKPFDYTFHYFWGLEDVVAVFTGMWNQVATNKSVGALFPNDGDGNAWGDKVVGFPPVLSAQGFKLTDPGRFQNLTDDFSAQIAAFREADAEIVTGVVIPPDFTTFWNQARQKGYKPKVVSVAKALLFPTTVQALGKSGHNISTEVWWTPNHPYKSSLSGIGAAELAKGYEQASGKQWTQPIGFVHSLFEVAVDAMRRAQDPTDGGALAKAIASTKLDTIVGPIAFGSGKLPPVAAKNIAKTPLVGGQWRLNGDTYDMVITENSQAPQIPLSGHMQALD
- a CDS encoding amino acid/amide ABC transporter ATP-binding protein 2, HAAT family; the encoded protein is MTALLSAMALDAFYGDFQALFDIGFEVGRGEMVAVIGANGAGKSTLLKSLAGLVRNGRDCVRWDGRPIGDDAAAALVRLGLALVPEGRQLFPSLSVEENLLVGAYRSRRRSPWDLGAVYRMFPVLRQRRRSNVTLLSGGQQQMVAIGRALMSNPSLLLCDEISLGLAPTVIEDIYRMLPRIRENGTAVVVVEQDIARALRSVDRFYCLQKGRVTLSGRPSEVDRDMIRAAYFGT
- a CDS encoding amino acid/amide ABC transporter membrane protein 1, HAAT family: MNWLDILSEGILLGGMYALFALGLSLVFGIMRLVNLAHGDLIVLAAFLVLATIMATGVPLAVATVLTILAMFVLGYVLQRAVLERVLGDDIMPPLLVTFGLSIVLQNGLLFIFGADSRRLQAGAFEASSLALGQGLSVGLAPLTGLIAAIIVIALLQMLFYRTSLGRAFRATADNPQIAELMGINPRNIYAVAVGISLAVSAIAAVSLGIRANFDPSVGPARLLYAFEAVIIGGLGSLWGTLAGGIVLGLAQTIGARLNPEWQILAGHVAFLAVLTIRPHGLFPRGGHDVGRR
- a CDS encoding amino acid/amide ABC transporter membrane protein 2, HAAT family produces the protein MMLDGASQRGIEVPSAAGAAPIWRMHRQTRLSRIARLVGIAAIAGLLLLPAIASRSLIQDLIFVFTMLALAQLWNVLAGWGGLVSVGQQAFVGLGAYCLFAGIPLAGLDPVLCVPLAGGVSAVIAAMLGPLLFRLEGPYFAIGSWVAAESLRLVCAQLKSLGGGTGMSISSSGLSDMIGVKWAQALFGIRAAVARDIVIYWLALLIVVAVTLAIYAFMRSRMGLALAAARDNAVAARSVGVRTERIRYVLWVIVAFATGMVGAVVYLQKARISPDAAFSVTDWTAYVLFIVVIGGVRTIEGPMVGVVILWALVSYLSQYGSLYLVVLGALAILIMLFMPKGVWGEAARRWGLQLFPTQRVLRRTE
- a CDS encoding pilus assembly protein Flp/PilA codes for the protein MSMFMRLLQDERGATAIEYAFIAASIFVVIVAAVASIGTSLTAIFTSVNAGFGAN
- a CDS encoding N-methylhydantoinase B: MTDLSGLSELRKQIMWNRLIAIVEEQAQTLLRTAFSQIVRECGDLSAGVFDLRGRMLAQAVTGTPGHINSMAASVSHFIAAFPLPTMREGDVYITNDPWLGTGHRNDFVVTTPVFHRGSLVAIFSCTSHLTDIGGIGFGPDATDLFMEALGIPFLKLFDRGVLNETLMAMVKENTRLPVECEGDIYSLANCNEIGARRLVEMLDEFGLDGIEGLADHVVDSSRQAVLNAIAKLPKGSWRNTMTVDGYDAPVTLAATLTIAEGAITVDYQGTSPQARHGINVPLSYSTAYTVFGLASALVPDVPNNAGSLSPYTVAAPPGSILNALRPAAVMSRHIIGQMLPDVVFGCLRQAMPNKVPAEGTSCLWNLIFQGYDPTTGGQFVSTVVTNGGTGARPTKDGLSATAYPSGVRGSPIEVVEATTPLLFWKKEFRANSGGAGRYRGGHGLEIEIENRSGRDMTLQAAFDRIAHPARGRDGGADGERGALSLKSSGVKLKGKGAQQIPAGERLLVRTPGGGGLGAPSARDRLLVERDLRDGTVTAAGITDAYKIALPAAE
- a CDS encoding N-methylhydantoinase A; translated protein: MTESKPGLNRLSVDIGGTFTDIVIEAGARRFTLKVLTTTRAPEEAVLAGSLELLEAAKLRPGDLDMFVHGTTLATNAIIERKGARTALIATEGFRDILDIADESRYNQFDIFIERLKPLAERHLRFTVPERVDAAGRIVLPLDEAAVRAVARRLRAEKVESVAVALMHSYAQPAHELRIRDILAEEVPELYVSLSCEVSPEIREYERTSTVLANAYVQKLISSYLSRLGEELERRGFRCPLYLMTSGGGLTTLRTAGRFPIRLVESGPAGGAILASHLASENGVAKALSFDMGGTTAKICLIENSTPQTSRSFEVDRRDRFMKGSGFPLRIPVIEMVEIGAGGGSIAHVDAMRRIAVGPESAGAEPGPACYGRGGESPTVTDADVLLGRIDPDGFAGGRIRLDAGKAASAISERIGASFAMTDALAAFGISEIVDENMANAARVHAVERGKAVADYTLIAFGGAAPLHVARLAEKLGIARIIVPPNAGVGSAIGFLRAPIAFEVVRSRYMRLADLDPVIANELIAEMRAEAHEVVAPGAAGAELVEVRHAFMRYVGQGHEIVVPLPAGELSPADGARLRADFEREYTQLFARTIPNAEIEILTWTLSLGTRAVPAPSVPPVIGSRFAEPVSRRKVYDPQTGSDLEVPVYRRSVLGQGARLTGPAIIAEDETTTFVTASFDASINAQGCIVLDRKS